One window of the Nothobranchius furzeri strain GRZ-AD chromosome 3, NfurGRZ-RIMD1, whole genome shotgun sequence genome contains the following:
- the LOC107385386 gene encoding elastase-1, producing the protein MLRFLVLTSLAALVLADLQPEPRFLKDNMERVVGGEIANPNSWPWQISLQYKSGSNFYHTCGGSLVRRGWVMTAAHCVDGSSRTYRVILGEHDLNVNSGREQIIAVSQIYIHPQWDSNRLSNGYDIALLRLSSDASLNSYVQLASLPPSGQILPHNNFCYITGWGRTSTGGSLSAQLKQAYLPVVDHKTCTSSGWWGSTVKTTMVCAGGAAEAGCNGDSGGPLNCQVNGQYYVHGIASFVSGLGCNAPQKPTVFTRVSAYIDWMNSIL; encoded by the exons ATGCTCAGGTTTCTGGTCTTGACAAGTCTCGCAGCTTTGG TGCTGGCTGATCTGCAGCCTGAGCCCAGGTTCCTAAAGGACAACATGGAGAGGGTTGTTGGAGGTGAGATTGCTAATCCCAACTCCTGGCCCTGGCAG ATCTCTCTCCAGTACAAATCTGGCAGCAATTTTTACCACACCTGTGGAGGAAGTCTGGTCCGTAGAGGTTGGGTCATGACAGCTGCTCACTGTGTGGATGG GAGCTCCAGGACATATCGTGTTATTCTTGGTGAACATGACCTCAATGTCAACAGTGGCAGGGAGCAGATCATTGCTGTCAGCCAGATTTACATTCACCCCCAGTGGGACTCCAACAGACTGTCTAATGG GTATGACATTGCCCTCCTGAGACTTTCATCTGATGCCTCCCTGAACTCCTACGTTCAACTGGCCTCTCTGCCTCCTTCCGGTCAGATTCTGCCTCACAATAACTTCTGTTACATCACCGGATGGGGACGCACCTCCA CTGGTGGCAGCCTGTCTGCTCAGCTCAAACAggcctaccttcctgtggtggacCACAAGACCTGCACCAGCAGCGGCTGGTGGGGCAGTACCGTGAAAACCACCATGGTGTGTGCTGGTGGCGCTGCCGAGGCCGGATGCAAC GGTgactctggaggccctctgaacTGCCAGGTCAATGGTCAGTATTACGTGCACGGTATTGCCAGCTTTGTGTCTGGATTGGGATGCAACGCTCCCCAGAAGCCTACCGTCTTCACCCGTGTGTCTGCTTACATCGACTGGATGAATTCA ATCCTGTAA